Proteins from a genomic interval of Cuculus canorus isolate bCucCan1 chromosome 17, bCucCan1.pri, whole genome shotgun sequence:
- the DYNLL1 gene encoding dynein light chain 1, cytoplasmic, with product MSDRKAVIKNADMSEEMQQDAVECATQALEKYNIEKDIAAHIKKEFDKKYNPTWHCIVGRNFGSYVTHETKHFIYFYLGQVAILLFKSG from the exons ATGAGTGACCGAAAGGCGGTGATCAAGAATGCGGACATGTCCGAGGAGATGCAGCAGGACGCGGTGGAGTGCGCTACGCAGGCCCTGGAGAAGTACAACATCGAGAAGGACATCGCAGCCCACATCAAGAAG GAGTTTGACAAGAAATACAATCCCACTTGGCACTGCATCGTGGGGAGGAACTTTGGCAGCTACGTGACTCATGAGACCAAGCACTTTATCTATTTCTACCTCGGCCAAGTCGCTATTCTTCTCTTCAAGTCTGGTTAG